A stretch of Cupriavidus necator DNA encodes these proteins:
- a CDS encoding DUF5676 family membrane protein: MKPFKTGLTLSATVVLFYVLCTLVWMVLPEPFMNFMNALFHGLDFRRLQTGESVSWWSIIYPAFVFAVWFFAAGAFFAWLHNSLQGET, from the coding sequence ATGAAACCCTTCAAGACTGGTTTGACGCTATCCGCCACGGTCGTGCTGTTCTACGTTCTATGCACGCTCGTCTGGATGGTTCTTCCTGAGCCCTTCATGAATTTCATGAACGCGCTCTTTCACGGGCTCGATTTCCGGCGCCTTCAGACCGGCGAATCAGTATCGTGGTGGTCCATCATCTATCCAGCCTTTGTGTTTGCGGTGTGGTTCTTCGCTGCCGGGGCATTCTTTGCATGGTTACACAACAGCCTTCAAGGAGAGACCTGA